The DNA region TCAGTGACACACTGCGCAGGCTGTCAAGGTCACTTTAAAAGCAGGCGCAGCTGAGCCGGAGCCCCGACCAGCGGCTGCTGTCTCACATCCGGCGCCCACGGTACACCGGACTGTAACCGCCAGCGCCGTTTCCTCTTTCCGATTTGTGTGCGTAAATGTTCCGGGGGGTCATCGGAACACTAATGCCGACCGCAACACGGGAAAACAGCCCCGGCTTTCCGGCGCAGTTCCGTGTGCGTTGTAACATGCAAATCATCGCAGTACTGAGCTCATGCGCTGATATCTGCGAAAACAGGCTACATAACACCAGTCTTCACTTTTAAAATAATCTGATCTCCCCTTAATTAATGCTGTTAAGTACAAACTGAGTGCCCGGACGTTCGTCtatttaataaacaaaaaatcCAAGCTCATTCATTTGCGTTTTTAGAAGCTTTTATTTCGGTATTTCTCGGTAATATGAACAATAGCAACGAAGGCTGGGCTGGTCTTAAGTCATTTCAGGAATGCCCGATGGTTATTACTTGTTAACAGCTCATCTCACTGGATGTACACAGAACAGCTAAGATTAGAACGGGCTTATATTTAAAAAGCATTTGCTTAGCAATTACTTAATGTTTCCACTGGAAAGACATTGACCACAAACAACTGATTAATCAGACCAAgtctgttttttttggggggggggggggggtgcatcatTAGTAATATGTAACACAGGTATAAAGAAAGGGGAAAAGCCGGTCTTAATTTTCACGCCAAATTTTTCGTGTAACCCAGCATGATCACATGATCATAGATTGTCATTGCCTTGTTATAATAAAGGTATGTCAATGCAGGGCTACAGCGACACActgaatggggggggtgtctgcaCCAGCAATATGTGCCCTGGTAACAGAAgcagacatttcaggtccagaaagtaaaaatccagaacaagattttgtttcaaccaaacagttgagtactctgtgactgtgactctttatgattggttgaagcaaaatcctggtttggatttttactctctggatctgAATTTCCCACCTCTGCGTGTTAAAAGCAGGCAAGCCTCGTCACTCTGCTTCATCAGTCTGCAGTGAAATCCGCCATGGATTCCCAAGCCTTTCCAGTGTGACGTTCAGGACTGGCTGTACGTCTGTCCCTGCCTTGGGCACCACATGGGCCGGACCTGCTGGCTGCACACTGGGTGACTCACgcgctgccccccccacatgaGGTGGGGTGGAGGGAAGGCGGGGCAAACTCCAAGGAGAAGCTTTTGGCCCAATTTTGCCGATCCCCGATCTCTTCGCAAGCAAATCCAAGGCCCCCACCCAGACTCTCATCTGTAATCAGATCCTGGGGGGCCTTGGACAATGTTGCAGTATCCAGCCAGGGATCCCAGGTCAATGTAGAGGGACCCCGTCTTCCTGAGAGCTGCATAGTCCTCGTGgctgtagaggatggagtctgCAAGGACAGAGAAGCGTCTGAGAAatggggattcaaacccacaggtGGTCCAAACCCCAGAGCGGCAAGCAAAGAACGGCATCAGGGGTTTACATATGGGCGGAGCCCCAGGGACACTGGCCCCAAATTAAAGTTGATTGGCCCCTGAAGTGACCCCTTCTCCATCATTCGCTGATTCAAAacacatcattggctaatgaggcTCCTACTGAGATCCTACTTTTCCACTGAAAATATCCAGCCACAGAAACAGAACAAACTCAGTCAGCAGTCAGAGAGACACCcaagcagctaaaatccaaacATGAACAGACGCAGCGTGACTCACAATCTGCTCCAGAAAATATTTCCCAACCCACTTCCAAGGAACCACGAGAAACTGACCtatccttcccccccccccaccctggcctGGAGCAGAGCTACAGAGGCACTGAATAGAATGACACGCGGGGAGACGTCTAAGAGGCCACTTTGGCTACCtgatcataataataatcaatactttattgtccccgtagggaaattgtctttacgcctcccacaacttgctctttttttttttccatagaggaagttgtctgcgaagggctgccacccgtagcggcgcccaggaagccgggggttaagggccttgctcaaggacccacagtctgaggcggggtttgaacctgcgaccttctgattacaggcacacaggcttaccccacagagccacacgctgctcatCAGGCCTTCTTTGCCACTAAGTTAACAAGGGCTATGTCGGCTATGTCACTACGTTGATCAACATAATCATTCCTGTTGACAACACTTCTGGGGGAAACCCAGTGGATATATAACCGCGGAAGGCCTCTATTCTACACTGTACACTGAACACTGGCCTTTATGATTAGGGATTTATGCAATGTAGGCAAACGTGCTTAATTGCACATGTGCCAAGCCTTTTTCCCCACTCCGGTACTGGAAGCTCACTATGTGCGCAGGTTTTCACACCCACCCTGCAGTGAGCATTCCACGCACACTTGTGTTCGAGCCTAGGGGCCCCTACCCTGCAGCGTGTCCGGCAGCTGGCTGAGCTGCCTCAGCAGGCCATGGGAGACGTCCACCATCCCCGAGTCGAGGCTCCAGCAGCGCGGCTGATCCTCGCGGGGGGGATTCAACGCCTCATCCCGCATCAGCTCCGCCGCCGAGCTCCGCTGCTGGGGGCTCCGTGCCAGCGACCGCTCCAGGAATGCGCGCATGGCTGGGCTGCAGTCCTCTGCGATGTCCTCCAGCGGGGGCGCCTGCTTATGGATCTAAGGAAGGGAAGGTGGGCAACAGCACACAGGTCAGGGGTGGTATTACAGCACAGGAGAAAACTAGGAATCTAACATCAAACACGCACAGTCTTAAAACACTGACAAGAATTAGTAATAGGAGACTGAATTCAGACTTAAGGGCAACTACATTCCCAGAGACCAGCAGGGTGTGTTTTCAGGTATAAATCAGAAACTAACTGACAAGGACCACATGAAAACCTGCAGGATGGTCTAAGACCAGTGTTAGCAGAATGACAAGTTCCCCTTCTGTGCACAAAGAGAAAGGAACATATTTAAAAAGGGCCTGGTCAACCTGAAACTGTCGCATGGAGGCACTTCCTACTTCAGCACCCTGTCGTTTCACAACACCAAGTTATTTGGACTTTTAAAATGAGaacgtttcctccgggtactccgggttccccccacagtccaaaaacatgctgaggctaattggacttgctaaattgctcgtaggtgtgcatgcgtgagtgaatggtgtgtgagtgtgccctgcgatgggctggccccccatcctgggttgttccctgcctcaagcccattgcttccgggataggctccggaccccccgcgacccagtaggataagcggtttggaaaatggatggatggatggatggataaaatgaGAACATGTGACCTATAAGGCTTTCCATGATTCTCAGCAATCCTACGTAACAAGCATTGATCAAGTGCTAGGTTACATTGTGGATTCACAATCAACAAATTATCTTACTACACAATTTACCGATTATTATTTACGTAACAGGCTAGTAAACACCCAGCTTTAATAAGACTTATTTTCAGTAGTTGGTAGAGTAATTGAGGAGCAAGGCTTTTCACCAGATGGTGGTATGTTCAGATCCCTCGAGTGGTCTAACATGGTGGCTCACTCAAGGGTACAGCAGCATCAGTtcttaatatttatataatgataCAGTACTTGCGACCCAGAGAGACTTCAAAAGGCTCAGAGAACACCTACTATGTAGAGGTAGGAGGGGTAGGCAGAGGGGGGGTATCTCCTAACCCAGGGGGGGAATCCGGTCTGCATGTGGATGATGGTGGTACCCAGGCTGTAGATGTCGGCTTTGGTGTCATGACCCCTGCAGAGCACCACCTCAGGACTCATGTAGATCTGCACAACACAGCGGCAAGACTGtctttacccacaatgcaatgctggaaatatatatttttttgcacaatggtaaatgttttttattttatttatttagagggtgcttttgtccaaaacaaTGTATTGTTTGCAGGGAAATGCACGCCAGATGTGGCCGGATATGGGCCAGGCTAGTTCCTGAACTAGCTTGCAAGTCCCTTCATCAGTTAATCAGGCCTTCTGACATGTAGCTCACAGGGTGGAGAGATACAGCGTAGCAGAAGCAAGAGAGGAGGACCAGAGTATTAAATGAGTGTGCTGGAAAACCCCTTCCTGAATATCTGCAAGTAGCTAAAGCAATTATATCAAAGGATAAATTTAAAAGACTCCGTCCATATAACTGCGGATCTCAAACTGGGTGAAGGTTCAAATGGAAGATTAAAGTCTCTGCAGGGAACTAGTGGCATGCCAGCCAAAATGTCATCTGCCAGACAGCCCGTCCTCTGCGAAGGCTGGGGATTTCCCTGTTATCATTTCCCCAGGCTggaggaaggtggggggggggggggtcatcttaGAAAGCAGCCTGTGTTGGGCATGGGGGCGGGGCACCTAGGACAGGTTTCCTGCCCCAGCAAATCACTTTCTTGCTGGGAACTAACCAGAGAAGTTTACAAATTATGAAAGAGGCCCAGAAGTTCATCTGATAGGTGGCTCTTTTACAGAAGGAAAGTCCAGCACAGCCCCTTCCCAAAAGGTCAGGTCCTGAACCTGAAAACCTAAACTAAAACACTCTAAAATACCAAGTAACTGCACTACAAACCAGACTGATATACCTCTGCAGACACAGGGCTCTGTGTTTTTAACATTGCTTGCACTTACCTCCGTGCCACGCATGTCTTGGGGTGTGTACACCTCCTCCGTCATCTGCACAGCAAGCCCAAAGTCCACCAGAACAGCCTTGGTTGACATAAGGACGATGTTACTAGCTGTTGAGCGAAAAGACATAGAGTTAACCCAGCAAAACGGAAACTGCATTTCATGGCCTCCCTGAACGCCATGGCTATTGCTGCAACCCAAGGTTTGCATAACCCTGGAAGCTTTAGTTTCCCCAAAATTACACTAATACTAAGACACCATTTCTTAGAGACCGAACCTCCATCAATACTTTGATCCTTGATTCTACTGTATTTCCTGTAACCCAGTAACTCCCTCATAGGCCCTCAAAAGACCCCAGAAACTCACGCTTAATGTCGTGGTGTATGACGTCCTTGGAGTGCAGGTATTCCAGCCCCCGGAGCACCTGTTTGGTCACCCAGATGATTTCGAAGTCCCTCATGGGTCCACAGCTCTCCAGCTTCTCCATGACAGAGCCGCCCTCGCCGGCCTCCATGAACAGGTAAACGGTCTGCTGCCACAGCAGGGCGCCATAGAGCTCAGCGATGTTCTCGTGTCGAAACATGGCCTGGATCTCCACATCAGCCGGCTTGAAGTGCTCCAGCGGGATCTTGAGAACAGAGGTGACAAACATTACAGAGGGTAAAACTACAATGCTCATATTCTTACACTTGTGCAATGGGGCCGAGTTTGAAATAAGAGGAAATGATCTGCTTTTCGTTCTGAAACTACCGGTTTTCCttcatattttgagaaaacaaggGGGTGCAGAAGCAGGTGCTTCTTAATAAAACACATCCACAAGATCATGTGACGTCCACACTGCGAAATCCTAGCTATTTCCGGGAAATCCCCTTCCATCCTGACCCTCTCTGCCCCACACGTTCCACCGTTATATTTAGGAACTGCTTCGAAAGTCCCAGATTTTCAAGCCACAGCGGGGCTCTCTGACGCCCCAGCTGCCCCCATTCGCGCCGGTCTATTTCTTTTCTCCCGTTCCTTATAGCCGTAGGGAGTTTCTGACTGCTTAGCCAAAGCAGGGTATCTCCTGCCAGGATTTCTGAAGTGCGACAAAGCCCGGTTTCGGTTCTTTCCGCGCGATGTTCCCCTATTTACTTATTTTCGGTGTTCTTTTTCGCCTGCTACCATCATAATTACTTTTTTCACCCGCTTGATATGCGGCCAAGCAGAAAGACGGCTCGATCTGGAAATATACACAGCGATTGGACGAGCCAGGAGCGTAAGAAATCCATCTGGCACGTACTGTAGGATTCCCAGATCTACTAACCAGCTTGCAAGCCATTCGCTTCCTGGTCTCCCCGTCTTGAGCCAAATGGACAGCCCCGAAAGATCCTTTAGGGACGTGTCCCGAGCTGTAGCTCCTGTAGGTCAGTTTCCATGGGAACAAGAAAACTTCCAGGCCGATGCGATAGTGGCCGTCCAGGATCGCCATGTCAGTCTGCTCAGGGCACAGAGGGAACAAGGATTAAGTGTGACATCAGTGCAGGAGTGCGATCGCAGATGTGCGCAGACACCTGCAGCCACCCAGTATGGTGCTTAATGAACCCTGAAGGCACATTACTTCTCAAAACACAGGCAGGGTTCTGCCTAGCTACCGATCTCGGAAAGGAATGCAAATCTGAGAAAGATGCCAATATAAATCATGCGTGAAACCTGAGAACGTTTTACTTCGCGGCGTTTTTAAAGCTTCTGGTTATGCATCTCAAAATACGTTGATGGGAGGCTTtcagtaattattattaatagttaACTTGTGAGTTAAAGGGgggaaaatgttttaaaggtTTACAATACTAGCAACTGTGCAAACGGGACATATTTGAAATAGTTTCACTCCCAGAACCACAAAGCTTACACTGCGCGTCACATATCAGGTTTCACTGACAGTCGCATTCTGGCGCAATGATTTCCATGTACAAATACGACCTGACATCGAAAGGGCCGGAGCTGAATAGCTCTGGGATTGACTCACCTTGTTCAGCATCACGCCCATCTCCTCCGAGAGTCCCGTGTCAAACTGGGAGCTGCAAATCTCGTTCACAAAGGACAGCAGTTCAGTCACCGGCCCATATCTGACCCTGCCAAGAGCCCGGTTCCCACAAGATGAGTCTTCAGTGTTCCTTGAGTCTGTGTTCTCCTCGTCCTCCATCTCATCCCGCGATGAAGTGTCCCCGGAGGACGCTCCGCTCTCAATGGAAGGGAACAGTGTTTCCGCGGCGTTGATAATGTCCTCGATGTTCATGTGAGCCAGGAGCATTTCGATTTGGTCGCTCTGACAATCCATGATGACGGCCTCTTCAATCCCACCTGAGATGGGACATCGTTCACACAACCACATCACTAGGAGTCACAGAAACCTGTGTGTCTCATGTTTCGCTCTTTCTCTCGTGCGACAGACAGACGAACCCACGTGGTGACGTATAACTAGTGACAGAGGAGGAGCGTACATGATAATTAACCTCTTTAGCCGGGAATTTGCATTGCAAATGAGGGAATTTCACGGCCGTGAGGGAAGCCCCAAAAACTTAAACCCACGCGTAAGAAAATAAGGTAAAAAAGCAGGGATCCCCTTCGCTCCAATTTTTATAAAGTTGTTTAACAGAAATGGGTTGGAGCAGCACTAAAACAGTTAGTTTCACTTGTGTCTAAATTTCTACTTTCACACCCATATTTCATCACTATTGTAACTGTACATCTAACAAGCAATTAAGACATTTTTCATGGAAAGCAAGAAGTTATTTAAGATAAATTTCATATCGCAGCTGGAAGGGTAGATGGGCTCTTATTCGGGAAATATATCAAAGCATTTGCGGTGTTCGATGATGACGAAGCGTGCCTGCCGTACCTCACCAGTTCGGAGCCCAGCTTCCGATGGGACAGCTGCAGCAGCAGTCTCAGATCCACCGCTTCGACCCCTTTCCTTACCCAAAGAAAGCTCACTACTGTACAGCTAACCGGGTGGATCGTCCTAAGTCCTAAAGTCCGTTTTGCATTGCTACTGCAGCCGATTTCCTTTTACGTTTAATAATATTCTGTGTTACAATATTTCCTCCGTTAAAAAACTCCCAGCTTTTTTCACAACGCATTTTTCGCTTTCTTTGCTGCTGAATAGATCTCACGCCGCAGTTGCGATGCATTTACGCACAGCCCCCTTTCCCTTCTAAATGACGCTCCTTCCCCTGACGGAGCTGGAGTTTCGCCGCTCTCCTCCCCCGCCCCTTTGTGAACGTGCAAGATAACAGCCCCgaaatgatttttttgttgttcaACAGCGCCATTattctatttatttgtttgtttaataatatTTCATTAGCGTGAATTAAAGGTGCAATTCATTTGTATAGAAATGCTCTCGCCAGTTCCGTCTTAGTAACCCAAATGGTTTGTCGTTTAATTTTCGAATTTTTCATAGTCATTTTCTGTTAAATCTTAAATTTTGAAGAAATTTCTGCTTTTAACAATACTGCTTATATGTTGCCCTATGTTAAATGTTAATTTAATGACAACAAATACTTGGAATGATTTAACCGTGcgattaacacacacacacgcatttcATATATTCCTATCATTTTGGGaactctccatttatttctatgggcataaggcTAACCATTACACAGCCCTAacccataagtaatcaaacaaaatacaagactttgggCTATTTTAGGTTTTTTGATCGCACGCATGGATTCTTTATTAAATCGAGGTTAATATTGTGGGGTCCTGAATAATGTCTAAAAAGAAACAAGTTTTACTAAAttgtggggatatttggtccccacgatatgttaaatgcaaaaataattccggaaaaatgaaaattaattcGCAAAAACGGGATACCTCTTGGCACATCCCTCTTGCCGTATTTCAGACAAGCTGCGCAGGCGCCAAATTTCTCACGCTCACCATAATGGCGGCCTC from Brienomyrus brachyistius isolate T26 chromosome 1, BBRACH_0.4, whole genome shotgun sequence includes:
- the map3k8 gene encoding mitogen-activated protein kinase kinase kinase 8 isoform X1: MWLCERCPISGGIEEAVIMDCQSDQIEMLLAHMNIEDIINAAETLFPSIESGASSGDTSSRDEMEDEENTDSRNTEDSSCGNRALGRVRYGPVTELLSFVNEICSSQFDTGLSEEMGVMLNKTDMAILDGHYRIGLEVFLFPWKLTYRSYSSGHVPKGSFGAVHLAQDGETRKRMACKLIPLEHFKPADVEIQAMFRHENIAELYGALLWQQTVYLFMEAGEGGSVMEKLESCGPMRDFEIIWVTKQVLRGLEYLHSKDVIHHDIKPSNIVLMSTKAVLVDFGLAVQMTEEVYTPQDMRGTEIYMSPEVVLCRGHDTKADIYSLGTTIIHMQTGFPPWVRRYPPSAYPSYLYIIHKQAPPLEDIAEDCSPAMRAFLERSLARSPQQRSSAAELMRDEALNPPREDQPRCWSLDSGMVDVSHGLLRQLSQLPDTLQDSILYSHEDYAALRKTGSLYIDLGSLAGYCNIVQGPPGSDYR
- the map3k8 gene encoding mitogen-activated protein kinase kinase kinase 8 isoform X2, with amino-acid sequence MDCQSDQIEMLLAHMNIEDIINAAETLFPSIESGASSGDTSSRDEMEDEENTDSRNTEDSSCGNRALGRVRYGPVTELLSFVNEICSSQFDTGLSEEMGVMLNKTDMAILDGHYRIGLEVFLFPWKLTYRSYSSGHVPKGSFGAVHLAQDGETRKRMACKLIPLEHFKPADVEIQAMFRHENIAELYGALLWQQTVYLFMEAGEGGSVMEKLESCGPMRDFEIIWVTKQVLRGLEYLHSKDVIHHDIKPSNIVLMSTKAVLVDFGLAVQMTEEVYTPQDMRGTEIYMSPEVVLCRGHDTKADIYSLGTTIIHMQTGFPPWVRRYPPSAYPSYLYIIHKQAPPLEDIAEDCSPAMRAFLERSLARSPQQRSSAAELMRDEALNPPREDQPRCWSLDSGMVDVSHGLLRQLSQLPDTLQDSILYSHEDYAALRKTGSLYIDLGSLAGYCNIVQGPPGSDYR